One genomic region from Reichenbachiella ulvae encodes:
- the trpS gene encoding tryptophan--tRNA ligase: protein MARVLTGIQSSGKPHLGNILGAIQPAIQLTEKEGQESLLFIADLHSLTTIKDAEVRKENTKAVAASWLAFGLDTEKSIFYRQSKIPEVCELTWYLSCLTPFPMLANAHSFKDKSDRLSDVNAGLFTYPVLMAADILMYDAEIVPVGKDQKQHLEMTRDMANSFNHQYGENFVIPESRIDENLMTIPGTDGQKMSKSYGNTIDIFLPEKKLKKNVNAIVTDSLPLEAPKDPDTCNVFQIYKIIAEPEQTASLKEKYLAGNFGYGHAKKELLELILDKYQKERELFNYYMENEAELEQKLQEGEAKARAIAQKVLQRTKDLIGF, encoded by the coding sequence ATGGCAAGAGTACTTACGGGAATTCAAAGTTCTGGCAAACCACACCTTGGAAATATCCTTGGTGCCATTCAGCCAGCTATCCAATTGACAGAAAAAGAAGGTCAGGAATCGTTGCTTTTCATCGCAGATCTCCATTCGTTAACTACAATCAAAGACGCTGAGGTCAGAAAAGAAAACACCAAAGCTGTGGCTGCATCGTGGTTGGCATTTGGTCTGGACACTGAAAAGTCAATTTTCTATCGCCAGTCCAAGATACCAGAGGTTTGTGAACTAACATGGTACCTGAGCTGCCTTACTCCTTTCCCGATGTTGGCCAATGCGCATTCCTTCAAGGACAAATCGGACAGACTATCAGATGTCAATGCAGGGCTATTTACTTACCCAGTACTAATGGCTGCAGATATCCTGATGTATGACGCGGAGATAGTCCCTGTTGGTAAGGATCAAAAGCAGCACCTCGAGATGACTCGGGATATGGCCAACAGTTTTAATCATCAGTACGGTGAGAATTTCGTAATCCCTGAATCTAGAATTGACGAAAACCTCATGACCATCCCGGGTACGGATGGACAGAAGATGAGTAAATCATATGGCAACACCATTGACATTTTCCTTCCTGAAAAGAAGCTGAAAAAGAATGTAAATGCGATCGTAACGGACAGTTTGCCATTAGAAGCACCCAAGGATCCTGATACCTGCAACGTTTTTCAGATTTACAAAATCATCGCAGAACCAGAGCAAACGGCTTCACTCAAAGAAAAATACCTGGCAGGTAATTTTGGATATGGTCATGCCAAGAAAGAATTATTAGAGCTTATCTTAGACAAGTATCAAAAGGAAAGAGAACTCTTCAATTATTATATGGAAAACGAGGCTGAACTAGAGCAAAAACTTCAGGAAGGTGAAGCAAAAGCCAGAGCCATCGCACAAAAAGTATTACAAAGAACCAAAGACTTAATCGGATTTTAA
- a CDS encoding phospho-sugar mutase, with amino-acid sequence MEAYIQESIDKWLNSSIDEADKKAIQAMIDAGEETELTDSFYKELEFGTGGLRGIMGLGSNRMNKYTIGVATQGLANYLKKEFAGEEISVAIAHDSRNNSDFFAATTAAIFSANGIKVYLFEALRPTPELSFAIRELGCKSGVVLTASHNPKEYNGYKAYWSDGAQIIAPHDKNIIDEVRAISSFEDVKFEADDALIVKIGKDIDDKYLDTLEALSLSPEAIKNQSDLSIVFSPIHGTGITLVPSILERLGFKNVTIVEEQSEPNGNFPTVVYPNPEEKEAMSIALKKAESIDADLVMATDPDADRVGIAIKNKEGKFELLNGNQTGSLLIYYLCTKWKENNKLNGKQFIVKTIVTTELIKDIADRFDIESYDTLTGFKFIAGLIREFEGKKEFIGGGEESYGYLIGDSVRDKDAVASCAMIAEMAAWAKDNGKSVMELLEEIYSEFGMYWEALTSLTKKGKSGAEEIQKMMSDARSNAPKSLGGSPVTTLLDYQSGEATDLKTGNKTKMDYPSSNVLQFLTEDGSKVSLRPSGTEPKIKFYFSVKSESGSSLGIEEQKEKLNQKIEQIKSELGL; translated from the coding sequence ATGGAAGCATATATACAAGAATCAATAGACAAGTGGCTCAATAGCAGCATTGACGAAGCGGACAAGAAAGCCATCCAGGCCATGATCGACGCTGGAGAAGAAACTGAACTGACAGACTCGTTCTACAAAGAACTGGAATTCGGTACTGGTGGACTCAGAGGCATCATGGGCTTGGGAAGCAATCGCATGAACAAATACACCATCGGTGTAGCTACTCAAGGATTGGCGAACTATCTAAAAAAAGAATTTGCTGGAGAGGAAATCTCTGTGGCTATCGCCCATGACAGTAGAAACAACAGTGATTTCTTCGCAGCTACCACTGCAGCCATATTCTCTGCCAATGGCATTAAAGTCTATTTATTCGAGGCATTGAGACCTACTCCTGAGTTGTCCTTTGCTATTCGTGAGCTAGGGTGCAAAAGTGGGGTGGTTTTGACAGCTTCACATAATCCTAAAGAATACAACGGGTATAAGGCTTACTGGTCGGACGGTGCGCAGATCATTGCTCCACATGACAAAAATATCATTGATGAGGTAAGAGCCATATCTAGTTTTGAAGATGTGAAATTTGAAGCCGATGATGCTTTGATTGTAAAAATCGGCAAAGACATCGATGACAAATACCTGGATACATTAGAGGCATTGAGCCTATCACCAGAGGCTATCAAGAATCAATCTGATCTTTCTATTGTCTTCTCTCCTATCCATGGTACGGGTATCACCCTGGTTCCTTCCATTCTAGAGAGATTAGGATTTAAGAATGTAACTATAGTAGAAGAGCAATCTGAACCTAATGGCAATTTCCCAACTGTGGTTTATCCTAACCCTGAGGAGAAAGAAGCCATGAGTATTGCTTTGAAAAAAGCAGAAAGCATCGATGCAGATTTGGTTATGGCCACCGACCCAGATGCTGACCGTGTAGGTATCGCTATCAAAAACAAAGAAGGCAAGTTTGAGTTACTAAATGGTAACCAAACCGGTTCTCTATTGATTTATTACTTGTGTACCAAGTGGAAAGAGAACAACAAGCTTAACGGCAAGCAGTTCATTGTAAAGACCATAGTAACAACAGAGCTAATCAAGGACATTGCCGATCGCTTTGATATCGAAAGCTATGATACCCTGACAGGCTTTAAATTTATCGCAGGTCTCATCCGTGAATTTGAAGGAAAGAAAGAATTCATCGGGGGTGGTGAAGAGAGTTATGGCTATTTGATTGGGGACAGCGTTCGGGACAAGGATGCGGTGGCCTCTTGTGCCATGATCGCAGAGATGGCTGCATGGGCGAAAGACAACGGGAAAAGTGTCATGGAGCTTCTAGAGGAAATCTACAGTGAGTTTGGCATGTACTGGGAGGCACTTACTTCACTAACCAAAAAAGGGAAATCCGGAGCGGAAGAAATCCAAAAAATGATGAGTGATGCAAGAAGCAATGCACCAAAATCGTTGGGAGGTTCACCAGTAACTACCCTATTGGACTATCAGTCTGGCGAGGCAACAGATCTCAAAACTGGTAACAAAACCAAAATGGACTACCCAAGCTCCAACGTGCTACAATTCTTAACAGAGGATGGTTCTAAAGTCTCTTTGAGACCTTCAGGAACCGAACCTAAAATCAAATTTTACTTCAGTGTAAAATCTGAATCTGGCTCCTCTCTAGGTATTGAAGAACAAAAAGAAAAGCTGAATCAAAAAATTGAGCAAATCAAATCAGAGTTAGGATTATAA
- a CDS encoding calcium/sodium antiporter, which produces MVIPLLLIIVGFVLLIKGADFLVNGASSLAKRYNVSDIAIGLTVVAMGTSAPELVVNIISGSTGHNDVVFGNIIGSNIFNMFLILGISSVIYPLTVQKNALWKEVPYSLVATIVFFILVNDQLIFGAEENSASILDGIILLLMFGAFLFYVFQNMQRTGDLGGDMDEIEMYGSLKTAMLIIFGIAGLGGGGKLIVDNAILIAESVGISEKVIGLTILAAGTSLPELATTAVAAFHKKSDLAVGNIVGSNIFNLLLVLGATAAFNGPLAFDIDLNTDLYIIMIGTFMLFLFMFTLQKYKLDRAEGALYLLGFAAYIVFLYFNRM; this is translated from the coding sequence ATGGTAATTCCATTGTTGCTCATCATAGTCGGTTTTGTTCTTTTGATCAAAGGAGCCGATTTTTTAGTTAATGGAGCTTCATCACTTGCGAAAAGATACAACGTATCAGACATAGCCATTGGTCTGACTGTAGTTGCTATGGGAACCTCAGCACCCGAATTGGTAGTCAATATTATTTCAGGATCTACTGGGCACAACGACGTAGTGTTTGGCAACATCATAGGTTCCAATATCTTCAACATGTTTTTGATATTGGGGATATCAAGTGTGATCTATCCCTTGACAGTACAAAAAAATGCACTTTGGAAAGAAGTTCCATATTCTTTGGTCGCTACTATTGTATTCTTCATTCTAGTCAATGATCAATTGATCTTTGGAGCGGAAGAAAACAGTGCCAGTATCTTAGATGGAATCATACTGTTACTCATGTTTGGAGCCTTTCTTTTTTATGTATTCCAAAACATGCAACGGACAGGTGACCTAGGCGGTGACATGGACGAAATCGAGATGTATGGAAGTTTAAAAACTGCCATGCTAATCATATTTGGTATAGCAGGTCTAGGAGGTGGAGGTAAACTGATCGTTGACAATGCTATTCTGATCGCAGAAAGCGTAGGCATTAGTGAAAAGGTAATTGGTTTAACAATTCTAGCGGCAGGTACTTCCCTACCTGAATTAGCAACTACAGCAGTAGCAGCTTTTCACAAAAAATCAGATTTGGCAGTAGGAAACATAGTAGGATCCAACATCTTCAATCTGCTTTTGGTTTTAGGCGCCACTGCTGCATTCAATGGTCCATTGGCCTTTGATATTGATTTGAATACAGATCTTTATATTATCATGATAGGAACCTTCATGTTGTTCTTATTCATGTTTACCCTTCAAAAATACAAGCTGGATAGAGCTGAAGGCGCATTATACTTGTTAGGTTTTGCTGCCTACATTGTCTTCCTCTACTTCAACCGAATGTAA
- a CDS encoding RNA polymerase sigma factor, producing the protein MNIKLPNQLEEGELVKRCQAQDAEAQRELYERYADKLYRIGFRYLSEETAAEDAVTEGFLKIFAKIPQFEFRGKGSLEGWLKRIIVNESLMLLRKRKQKLVDIEHSAEKDNGYSIDQGLIEEDIIAEVRKLPKGYRTVFNLYAIEGYTHREIGEKLGISENTSKSQLSKARASLMKSLEKLGAI; encoded by the coding sequence ATGAACATTAAACTTCCCAATCAATTGGAAGAAGGAGAACTAGTAAAAAGATGTCAGGCCCAAGATGCCGAGGCGCAACGTGAGCTATATGAGCGATATGCTGATAAGTTATATCGTATAGGCTTTCGTTACTTGTCCGAAGAGACTGCAGCTGAGGATGCTGTAACTGAGGGTTTCCTGAAAATCTTTGCCAAAATACCTCAGTTCGAGTTTCGAGGAAAAGGAAGTCTGGAAGGTTGGCTTAAGAGAATTATCGTCAATGAATCGCTAATGCTCTTGAGAAAGAGAAAACAAAAATTAGTAGATATTGAACACTCAGCTGAAAAAGACAATGGGTACAGCATTGATCAAGGGCTAATTGAAGAAGATATCATTGCTGAAGTCAGAAAGCTTCCCAAAGGATATAGAACGGTATTTAACCTATATGCCATCGAAGGCTACACCCACAGAGAAATCGGCGAAAAACTTGGAATCAGCGAAAACACCTCTAAATCCCAATTGAGCAAAGCGAGAGCATCGTTAATGAAATCACTGGAAAAACTAGGAGCTATTTAA
- the trmB gene encoding tRNA (guanosine(46)-N7)-methyltransferase TrmB: MGRKKLERFEDNAIRYNVVENGKPNFTKLGGKWRTDHFKNNNDLVVELGCGRGEYTTGLGEIFTDKNFIGVDIKGARIWVGSSYAVENNLDNIAFLRTKIEQIDDHFASNEISELWITFPDPRPKDGDEKRRLTAPRFMEMYRNLLDDEGWLKFKTDSTFLFDYTLELIQTGQIKVKNLSYTHNLYQSEFMDEHHGVKTKYEQLFYDQGESIKYMKFQFA, encoded by the coding sequence GTGGGAAGAAAGAAATTAGAGAGATTCGAGGATAACGCGATTCGTTACAATGTGGTAGAAAATGGGAAGCCTAATTTTACCAAACTAGGAGGGAAGTGGAGAACCGATCATTTCAAGAATAACAATGACCTGGTGGTAGAGTTAGGTTGCGGACGTGGGGAGTATACGACTGGACTTGGAGAGATTTTTACGGATAAAAATTTCATAGGCGTGGATATCAAAGGGGCCCGCATATGGGTAGGAAGTTCCTATGCGGTTGAGAATAATCTTGATAATATCGCCTTTTTAAGAACTAAAATTGAGCAAATTGATGACCATTTTGCCTCAAATGAAATCTCCGAATTGTGGATTACATTTCCCGATCCTCGACCAAAGGATGGGGATGAAAAAAGGAGGTTAACGGCGCCTCGATTTATGGAAATGTATCGAAACTTATTGGATGATGAGGGTTGGTTAAAGTTCAAGACTGACAGTACATTTCTATTCGATTACACACTGGAACTAATCCAAACAGGGCAGATCAAGGTTAAGAATCTATCTTATACCCACAATTTATATCAGTCAGAGTTTATGGATGAGCATCATGGTGTCAAGACCAAATACGAACAGCTATTCTATGACCAAGGGGAAAGCATTAAGTACATGAAGTTTCAGTTTGCTTAA
- a CDS encoding bifunctional folylpolyglutamate synthase/dihydrofolate synthase: MTYQESLDFLYEQLPIFQRVGAAAMKKDLTNTLRLADALNNPERLFKSIHIAGTNGKGSTAHLFASVLQSAGYKVGLYTSPHLKSFRERIKINGELVPESYVVDFVQRCKGLMKEVQPSFFEITVIMAFEYFAQQELDVAVIEAGLGGRLDSTNIITPELSVITSIGLDHEDILGAGIENIAREKAGIIKEGVPAVLGEMPALAKEVIQEYAELKSAPCYYAFDFFQSQLLEKNEVRIHDRPSNSWTNYASDLRGASIEKNLPIVLKGLEVLRTGGYAITNDAIVRGVSSVVKQTGLKGRWQQIRETPLTLADIGHNEEAVGELMNRLNQLLTGDRQLHVVWGMAGDKAVDKVMKLLIKKASYYFCAADIPRAMKVSDLSVLGEKYDLDFETFDSVSEAYEAAQANAKPGDVVFVGGSTFVVAEIKDL; this comes from the coding sequence ATGACCTATCAGGAGTCGCTCGACTTCTTGTACGAGCAATTACCCATATTTCAGAGAGTGGGGGCAGCTGCTATGAAGAAGGATTTAACAAATACCCTTCGACTGGCTGATGCACTGAACAATCCAGAAAGGCTATTTAAATCCATTCATATTGCAGGAACCAATGGCAAGGGTTCTACTGCCCATCTTTTTGCTTCAGTGCTACAATCCGCTGGTTATAAGGTAGGACTTTACACTTCTCCACATCTTAAAAGTTTCAGGGAGAGAATTAAGATTAATGGAGAATTAGTGCCTGAATCTTACGTGGTGGATTTTGTTCAGAGATGCAAAGGGCTAATGAAGGAGGTGCAACCTTCTTTTTTTGAGATTACCGTGATCATGGCATTTGAATATTTCGCTCAGCAAGAATTGGATGTTGCTGTAATAGAAGCGGGGCTAGGTGGGCGACTAGATTCTACAAATATCATTACACCAGAGTTGTCGGTTATTACGTCCATAGGACTGGATCACGAGGATATATTGGGTGCTGGTATTGAAAATATTGCAAGAGAGAAGGCGGGGATTATCAAAGAAGGCGTGCCTGCTGTATTAGGTGAGATGCCTGCTTTGGCAAAAGAAGTAATTCAAGAATATGCGGAGTTGAAATCAGCGCCATGTTATTACGCATTCGATTTTTTTCAATCTCAGTTGCTAGAAAAAAATGAAGTCAGGATTCATGATCGACCATCGAACTCCTGGACTAATTACGCTTCAGACCTAAGGGGCGCCTCTATTGAAAAGAATCTCCCCATTGTTTTAAAGGGATTAGAAGTGCTTCGGACTGGTGGTTATGCAATAACTAATGATGCCATTGTTAGAGGAGTTTCCTCAGTAGTAAAGCAAACAGGCCTAAAAGGAAGGTGGCAACAAATTCGAGAAACACCATTGACTTTGGCGGACATAGGTCACAATGAGGAAGCAGTAGGTGAGCTGATGAATCGACTCAATCAATTGTTGACTGGTGATAGACAATTACATGTTGTCTGGGGAATGGCAGGAGATAAAGCAGTGGATAAAGTAATGAAGCTATTGATTAAGAAGGCTTCTTATTACTTTTGCGCCGCGGATATACCCAGAGCGATGAAGGTGTCAGATTTATCCGTTTTAGGTGAGAAGTATGATCTTGATTTTGAGACATTCGATTCGGTAAGTGAGGCTTATGAAGCAGCACAAGCTAATGCTAAACCTGGAGATGTGGTTTTTGTTGGTGGAAGCACCTTCGTAGTGGCAGAAATAAAGGACTTGTAA
- a CDS encoding ExbD/TolR family protein — protein sequence MDLKSKHKVEASFSMSSMTDVIFLLLIFFMLTSSFITPSGLPVNLPTSKSSNIVMQKVSVTITPDLQYFVNDKSTSLNNLEAALKAELMDKEGVVVLHCDKSVPVEHLVNVASVATKLEAKISLATKPD from the coding sequence ATGGATCTGAAAAGTAAACATAAGGTAGAAGCATCATTTTCTATGTCGTCTATGACAGATGTGATTTTTCTATTGCTTATCTTTTTTATGCTCACCTCTTCGTTCATTACACCTTCTGGTTTACCAGTCAATTTGCCTACCAGCAAAAGTTCGAATATTGTGATGCAGAAAGTGAGTGTAACCATCACGCCTGATTTACAATATTTCGTGAATGACAAGAGCACGAGTTTGAATAATTTGGAGGCTGCCTTGAAGGCGGAACTGATGGATAAGGAGGGCGTTGTGGTCTTGCATTGTGACAAATCTGTCCCTGTGGAACATTTAGTAAATGTAGCCAGTGTGGCTACCAAATTAGAAGCGAAGATTTCATTGGCGACCAAGCCTGATTGA
- a CDS encoding MotA/TolQ/ExbB proton channel family protein, with amino-acid sequence MVLLSILQELPVEETVEVVEEMSILDLLFKGGYMILPILLLSLVGTYIFVERILNIKAAGKTPDNLMDEVKQLVVNGKISEAQTLCAREATPIAKMLEKGISRIGNPLRSIEASIENVGKIEVYKLEKNLSLLATISGAAPMIGFLGTVTGMIQAFMSIAQEEGAVSPKLLSSGIYEAMITTAAGLFVGIISYLAYNYLITKVGKLIHKMEYTSINFIDLLQEPQK; translated from the coding sequence ATGGTTTTATTATCGATACTGCAAGAGTTGCCAGTAGAAGAGACGGTCGAGGTGGTAGAAGAAATGTCAATCCTAGATCTATTGTTTAAAGGGGGATATATGATCCTGCCCATCTTGTTACTGTCCCTAGTAGGTACTTATATTTTTGTTGAGAGGATTTTAAACATTAAGGCTGCTGGAAAGACTCCTGACAACTTGATGGATGAAGTCAAGCAATTGGTAGTGAATGGCAAAATATCAGAGGCTCAAACGCTTTGTGCTAGAGAAGCTACTCCTATCGCAAAGATGCTTGAAAAAGGGATATCAAGAATTGGTAACCCATTGAGAAGCATTGAGGCTTCCATCGAAAATGTGGGAAAGATAGAAGTATACAAGCTGGAAAAGAATTTGTCCTTGCTGGCTACTATTTCAGGTGCAGCACCCATGATTGGCTTTTTGGGAACTGTTACGGGTATGATACAGGCATTTATGTCTATTGCTCAGGAAGAAGGAGCTGTGAGTCCAAAGTTGTTGTCAAGTGGAATATATGAAGCAATGATTACAACAGCAGCAGGTTTGTTTGTAGGTATTATTAGTTACCTGGCATACAATTACCTCATCACCAAAGTGGGGAAGTTGATCCATAAAATGGAGTATACTTCGATCAATTTTATTGATTTACTTCAGGAACCCCAAAAATAA
- a CDS encoding SPOR domain-containing protein has translation MAEDKLNDGSEEEKKSSNDMSDDDFGLPDLEFDELQELDMSFDDDEESDDSPVQEEPTPSDSPLSGSDDIDMSVLDDIPTPGIDEPSADAGLSNSILDEGIDEVEDVLDSAQLISDRLGDDDDDDSSSTDFGSINYDELIGEDSSSEPESSTEDSSDSIFASDSETDSLFGDDDTSDDDIMSSDDLLASIDSPDDLAALGMADDEEEDTDSLFASDDPSSVDFGSSSDEESLFDSDSISFGSSEEEEPITNDTEDKKLPENYKAYTYNESSGGFTKIIVIGVIVIAVIAAGMLWLSGGPEENKEVAKVEKSKPEPKKEEPAPVAEIEEPESEVTETTKPEEPVEETTSTASANAAPAGEIIRVTDRTGLSYIIIGSFIDEDLAMDYAKELSEQGRGVKIISPFGKSKRYRLSIADYSTYGDAASQLGQYQSEFGDQVWALKY, from the coding sequence ATGGCTGAAGATAAGCTAAATGATGGTTCAGAGGAAGAAAAAAAATCATCAAATGACATGTCGGATGACGATTTCGGTTTGCCTGATTTAGAGTTTGATGAATTGCAAGAATTGGACATGTCTTTTGATGATGATGAAGAGTCAGATGATTCTCCAGTTCAAGAAGAACCTACCCCCTCTGATTCACCTTTGTCTGGGTCGGATGATATTGATATGAGCGTATTGGATGATATTCCTACTCCTGGGATAGATGAGCCAAGTGCTGATGCGGGATTGTCTAATTCTATTTTGGATGAGGGAATTGATGAAGTAGAAGATGTATTAGATAGTGCACAACTCATATCAGATAGGTTAGGGGATGATGATGATGACGATTCCTCTAGTACAGATTTTGGAAGTATCAATTATGATGAGCTGATAGGAGAAGATTCGTCTTCTGAGCCGGAAAGCTCAACTGAAGATAGCTCAGACTCTATATTTGCTAGTGATTCTGAAACAGATTCATTGTTTGGTGACGATGATACTTCGGATGATGATATCATGTCAAGCGATGATTTACTAGCAAGTATTGATAGTCCTGATGACCTGGCGGCCTTAGGTATGGCAGATGATGAAGAGGAAGACACCGATTCTTTATTTGCTTCTGATGACCCATCTTCTGTGGACTTTGGAAGTTCTTCTGATGAGGAATCTCTTTTTGATTCAGACAGTATTTCTTTTGGAAGTTCAGAAGAAGAGGAGCCAATTACCAATGATACTGAGGATAAGAAGTTACCCGAAAACTATAAAGCCTATACCTACAATGAATCTTCTGGAGGATTCACCAAGATCATTGTAATTGGTGTAATAGTCATAGCTGTCATAGCAGCCGGTATGCTTTGGTTGTCAGGAGGTCCTGAAGAAAACAAAGAAGTGGCAAAAGTTGAAAAATCAAAACCAGAGCCAAAGAAGGAAGAACCAGCACCAGTAGCTGAAATAGAAGAACCTGAATCTGAGGTAACTGAAACGACTAAGCCTGAAGAACCAGTTGAAGAAACAACTAGTACAGCTTCGGCGAATGCGGCACCAGCTGGTGAAATCATCAGAGTAACTGATCGTACTGGTTTGTCTTATATCATCATCGGTAGTTTTATTGATGAAGATTTAGCGATGGATTACGCCAAAGAGCTCAGCGAACAAGGCAGAGGAGTGAAAATTATTTCACCTTTCGGTAAATCCAAGAGATACAGGTTGTCTATTGCAGATTATTCCACTTATGGAGATGCTGCTAGTCAATTAGGTCAATATCAGTCTGAATTTGGAGATCAGGTATGGGCTTTGAAGTACTAA
- a CDS encoding DUF4249 domain-containing protein — MKNPYVIILLLVFSSCLEPVEIDLPDGDNRRVVYGWLSSVPEDCLVKLQWSNSFNDAIEFERIKGATVYVTSNSEKIDFVEQTEEGLYLPSDYNFEFLPNNFYRLWVITDGDTLVSDFERLGVVSPVDSVFSSFLVDPDAFDISNQQPNYYISALIDDDPNVRNFYRWKVYVNGEEQKTANDLILFDDLITNGNRFRMDANNVLFTIDDSVSFKNLSLSEAAYNYYVAVQLQTVNSTLEPNVRPTNIIGNIKNMTHPDQEVFGFFGVSDVQVINDVTIGN; from the coding sequence GTGAAAAACCCTTATGTAATCATATTGCTTTTAGTTTTCAGCTCTTGTCTCGAACCAGTTGAAATTGATTTGCCAGATGGGGATAACAGGAGAGTTGTATATGGTTGGTTGAGCAGTGTGCCAGAGGATTGTCTAGTTAAATTACAGTGGAGCAATTCATTCAATGATGCAATAGAATTCGAAAGAATTAAAGGGGCTACTGTTTACGTAACGTCTAATTCGGAGAAAATTGATTTTGTAGAGCAAACGGAAGAGGGGCTCTATTTGCCTTCTGACTATAATTTTGAATTCTTGCCTAATAACTTCTATCGGCTTTGGGTTATAACAGATGGAGACACATTAGTATCTGATTTTGAACGGCTAGGTGTGGTATCTCCTGTAGATTCTGTGTTTTCCAGTTTTTTAGTTGACCCAGATGCATTTGACATATCGAATCAGCAGCCTAACTACTACATTTCTGCATTAATTGACGATGATCCAAATGTTCGCAATTTTTATAGGTGGAAAGTTTATGTGAATGGCGAAGAACAGAAAACAGCAAATGATCTGATTTTGTTTGATGATTTAATCACCAATGGCAATCGATTTAGGATGGATGCCAATAATGTTCTCTTTACAATTGATGATTCGGTTAGTTTTAAAAATTTGTCCCTTTCTGAGGCTGCCTACAACTATTATGTCGCAGTGCAATTACAGACAGTCAACAGTACGCTAGAACCAAATGTGAGACCCACCAATATAATTGGGAATATTAAAAACATGACTCACCCAGATCAAGAGGTGTTTGGGTTCTTTGGCGTGTCGGATGTCCAGGTGATTAATGATGTGACTATTGGTAATTAA